In a single window of the Nodularia spumigena CCY9414 genome:
- a CDS encoding vWA domain-containing protein produces MPVGLPEFVENPETRCPVILLLDVSGSMSGQPIQELNRGLAAFKKDVVKDSQAALSVEVAIVSFGPVRLTQDFVTIENFTPPELKSDGLTPMGEAIEYALDLLESRKTAYKDNGILYYRPWVFLITDGAPTDDWKYAAQRVKEAEASRRLCFFAVGVQGADFDTLKQIAPERPPVMLNGLDFRSLFVWLSTSMKRVSSGKVGEAVALPAVGWGQITT; encoded by the coding sequence ATGCCAGTAGGACTGCCTGAATTCGTTGAAAATCCGGAAACTCGTTGCCCAGTAATTCTATTGCTAGATGTATCTGGCTCTATGTCAGGACAACCCATTCAAGAGTTAAATCGCGGGTTGGCTGCTTTCAAAAAAGATGTAGTAAAAGATTCACAAGCAGCACTGAGCGTAGAAGTGGCTATTGTCTCTTTTGGACCGGTGCGACTCACACAAGACTTTGTAACTATTGAAAATTTTACACCACCTGAATTAAAATCTGATGGTTTAACGCCAATGGGTGAAGCCATTGAATATGCTTTGGACTTATTGGAAAGTCGGAAGACAGCATACAAAGATAATGGCATTTTATATTATCGTCCTTGGGTATTTCTAATTACAGATGGAGCGCCTACAGATGACTGGAAGTATGCGGCGCAACGGGTGAAGGAAGCTGAAGCTAGTCGCAGATTATGTTTTTTTGCCGTAGGCGTACAGGGTGCTGATTTTGACACGCTCAAACAAATTGCCCCAGAGCGTCCCCCAGTCATGCTGAATGGTTTAGACTTTCGCTCACTGTTTGTTTGGCTTTCCACTTCCATGAAACGGGTTTCTAGTGGGAAAGTTGGGGAAGCTGTAGCATTACCTGCTGTGGGATGGGGACAAATTACCACTTAG
- a CDS encoding F0F1 ATP synthase subunit B: MGTFLLLMAEASAVGGDLAEEAGHGGFSLNTDIFDTNLINLAIIITVLLVFGRKVLGKTLKGRRDTIETAIKNAEQRASQAAQRLKEAQQKLEQAQAEAERIKKAAQENAQAASEAILAQAAIDIERLQAAGAADLNADLNKAIAQLQQRVVAQALQKVESELKSGIADDAQQILIERSIAQLGGEV; this comes from the coding sequence ATGGGGACTTTTTTACTGTTGATGGCGGAAGCCAGCGCCGTCGGAGGTGACTTGGCAGAAGAAGCGGGACATGGTGGTTTTAGTCTAAATACAGATATATTTGACACCAACCTGATTAATCTGGCCATTATTATTACTGTGCTGTTAGTGTTCGGGCGGAAAGTTTTGGGTAAAACCCTGAAAGGCCGCCGGGATACAATTGAAACAGCAATTAAGAATGCAGAGCAACGTGCTTCTCAAGCTGCACAGCGACTCAAAGAAGCACAGCAAAAGCTAGAGCAAGCTCAAGCAGAAGCCGAAAGAATCAAAAAAGCAGCGCAAGAAAACGCCCAAGCTGCGAGCGAAGCTATCTTGGCGCAGGCTGCTATAGATATTGAACGCTTGCAAGCAGCAGGTGCAGCTGACTTAAATGCAGACCTAAATAAAGCGATCGCCCAGTTACAGCAACGAGTAGTTGCTCAGGCATTGCAAAAGGTCGAATCTGAACTAAAAAGCGGCATAGCCGACGATGCTCAACAAATTTTAATTGAACGTAGCATCGCACAATTGGGAGGCGAGGTATGA
- the atpB gene encoding F0F1 ATP synthase subunit A: MLNFLNFYSLPLAELEVGKHLYWQIGNLKLHGQVFLTSWFVIAVLVLVSLAASSNIKRIPSGLQNLMEYALEFIRDLAKNQIGEKEYRPWVPFVGTLFLFIFVSNWSGALVPFKLIHLPEGELTAPTSDINTTVALALLTSLAYFYAGFSKKGLGYFGNYVQPVSFMLPFKIIEDFTKPLSLSFRLFGNILADELVVGVLVLLVPLFVPLPVMALGLFTSAIQALIFATLAAAYIGEAMEDHGEEHHE, translated from the coding sequence ATGCTGAATTTTCTGAACTTCTACTCTCTTCCACTTGCCGAATTGGAAGTGGGTAAACATCTGTACTGGCAAATAGGCAACTTGAAGCTACACGGTCAGGTGTTTCTCACGTCCTGGTTTGTTATTGCTGTGCTAGTGCTAGTTTCCTTAGCCGCAAGCAGTAACATCAAAAGAATTCCCAGTGGGTTGCAGAACCTCATGGAATACGCCCTGGAATTCATTCGGGATTTGGCTAAAAACCAAATTGGCGAAAAAGAATATCGCCCTTGGGTGCCTTTCGTTGGCACTTTGTTTTTGTTCATTTTTGTGTCAAATTGGTCAGGGGCGCTGGTTCCTTTCAAGCTGATACATTTACCAGAAGGTGAACTAACAGCACCTACAAGCGACATCAATACAACAGTTGCCTTAGCGTTGCTGACATCGCTGGCGTATTTTTACGCTGGATTCAGCAAAAAGGGTTTAGGGTATTTTGGCAACTACGTCCAACCAGTGTCGTTTATGTTGCCCTTCAAGATTATTGAAGACTTCACCAAGCCTCTTTCCCTAAGCTTCCGTTTATTCGGCAACATTTTGGCAGACGAACTTGTAGTAGGTGTACTTGTATTGCTAGTACCCTTGTTTGTACCTCTGCCAGTTATGGCATTGGGACTATTTACCAGCGCCATCCAAGCACTAATTTTTGCGACTTTAGCCGCCGCTTACATCGGTGAAGCGATGGAAGATCATGGCGAAGAGCATCATGAATGA
- a CDS encoding F0F1 ATP synthase subunit gamma — MANLKSIRDRIQSVKNTKKITEAMRLVAAARVRRAQEQVTATRPFADRLAQVLYGLQTRLRFEDVDLPLLKKREVKTVGLLVISGDRGLCGGYNSNIIRRAETRAKELQAEGVNYKFVLVGRKAIQYFQRREQPIDGTYTGLEQIPTASEATEVADQLLSLFLSESVDRIELIYTKFVSLVSSRPVVQTLLPLDPQGLEAADDEIFRLTTRGGQFEVERQKVTSQVRPLPRDMIFEQDPVQILDSLLPLYLSNQLLRALQESAASELAARMTAMNNASDNAGDLIKSLSLSYNKARQAAITQELLEVVGGAEALT, encoded by the coding sequence ATGGCTAATCTCAAATCAATACGCGATCGCATTCAGTCGGTCAAAAACACCAAGAAAATTACAGAAGCCATGCGGCTGGTTGCGGCTGCGAGAGTACGTCGCGCCCAAGAACAGGTAACTGCTACCCGTCCCTTTGCTGACCGCTTGGCACAAGTCCTATATGGTTTGCAAACTCGTCTGCGGTTTGAAGATGTAGACCTCCCACTACTGAAAAAACGGGAAGTTAAAACAGTTGGGCTATTAGTAATTTCCGGCGACCGGGGTTTGTGTGGTGGTTACAACAGTAACATCATCCGTCGGGCAGAAACCCGCGCCAAAGAACTACAAGCAGAAGGCGTAAATTACAAATTCGTACTGGTAGGACGCAAAGCCATCCAGTATTTCCAACGTCGTGAACAACCCATTGACGGTACTTATACTGGTTTAGAACAAATTCCGACCGCAAGCGAAGCTACGGAAGTTGCAGATCAACTACTTTCTTTGTTCCTTTCAGAAAGTGTGGATCGAATTGAGCTAATTTATACCAAATTCGTCTCTTTGGTTAGCTCCCGCCCAGTGGTACAAACCCTGCTTCCTTTAGATCCTCAAGGTTTAGAAGCAGCAGACGATGAAATTTTCCGCCTGACAACCCGTGGCGGTCAATTTGAAGTAGAACGGCAAAAGGTGACTAGCCAAGTTCGTCCTTTACCCCGTGACATGATTTTTGAGCAAGATCCTGTGCAAATTCTGGATTCTTTACTACCCCTATATCTGAGTAATCAGTTATTGCGGGCGTTACAAGAATCAGCAGCCAGTGAACTAGCCGCACGGATGACAGCGATGAACAACGCTAGCGACAACGCCGGTGATTTGATTAAGAGTCTTTCGTTGTCTTACAACAAAGCTAGACAAGCCGCTATTACCCAAGAACTGTTAGAAGTTGTGGGTGGTGCTGAAGCACTAACTTAA
- a CDS encoding F0F1 ATP synthase subunit B' has protein sequence MTHWITLLAVEEVAKEGGLFDLDATLPLMAIQFLVLALVLNATLYKPLGNAIDGRNDYIRSNQLEAQERLSKTEKLAEEYEQSLAGARRQAQTIIADAQAEAQKIAAEKIAAVQKQAQAEKEKAASEIEQQKQAAFASLEQQVDSLSRQILEKLLGADIVSRR, from the coding sequence ATGACACACTGGATTACCTTATTAGCAGTAGAAGAGGTTGCCAAGGAAGGGGGGCTGTTCGATCTAGATGCTACCCTGCCCTTAATGGCAATTCAGTTTCTAGTTTTAGCTCTAGTGTTGAACGCAACACTATACAAGCCACTGGGCAATGCGATTGATGGCCGGAATGATTATATCCGTAGCAATCAATTAGAAGCTCAGGAACGCTTGTCAAAAACCGAAAAATTGGCAGAGGAATATGAGCAATCTTTAGCAGGTGCTAGACGACAAGCTCAAACAATCATTGCTGATGCTCAAGCCGAAGCTCAAAAAATCGCGGCTGAGAAAATAGCAGCAGTGCAGAAACAAGCCCAGGCAGAAAAAGAAAAGGCTGCTAGTGAAATTGAGCAGCAAAAACAAGCCGCTTTTGCTTCATTAGAGCAACAAGTAGATTCACTCAGTCGCCAAATACTAGAAAAGCTTTTAGGAGCAGATATAGTAAGTCGGCGCTAA
- a CDS encoding class I SAM-dependent methyltransferase: MSDSQTVSAAVAKLYDTYPFPPEPLLDEAPPGYNWRWNWLAAYNFCTGRKPPKQDIRILDAGCGSGVSTEYLVHLNPQAQVVGIDLSAGTLEVAKERCKRSGADRVEFHHLSLYDVEQLPGEFDLINCVGVLHHLPDPIRGIQALAKKLAPGGLMHIFVYGELGRWEIQLMQKAIALLQGDKKGDYRDGVQVGRKLFSSLPENNRIVKRDKELWSLENHKDECFADMYVHPQEIDYNIETLFELIDASGLEFINFSNPDFWELSRLLAKAPELIERAEELSDRQRYRLIELLDPEVTHYEFFLGRLPLIKSNWSEDKDLLPAIPDLNPCIDGFPSQCLFNYNYQIVNLSELELQFLQKCDGHLTVAEILATVQIDLNQIRSLLEQQIILLSLS; this comes from the coding sequence ATGTCAGACTCCCAAACTGTTAGTGCTGCTGTTGCGAAACTCTACGATACCTATCCCTTCCCGCCAGAACCTCTACTAGATGAAGCCCCTCCTGGGTACAATTGGCGCTGGAATTGGTTAGCCGCTTACAATTTCTGCACTGGACGCAAACCACCAAAGCAAGATATCCGCATTTTAGATGCTGGTTGTGGTTCTGGTGTGAGTACTGAATATTTGGTACATCTCAACCCTCAAGCCCAGGTGGTAGGAATTGATTTAAGTGCGGGAACTTTGGAGGTAGCCAAAGAACGCTGTAAACGTTCCGGTGCTGATAGGGTGGAGTTTCATCACCTGAGTTTGTACGATGTGGAACAGCTACCAGGGGAGTTTGATTTAATTAATTGCGTGGGTGTGTTGCATCACTTACCTGACCCTATCCGTGGTATTCAAGCTTTAGCCAAGAAGTTAGCCCCTGGTGGACTAATGCACATTTTTGTCTATGGTGAATTGGGACGCTGGGAAATTCAACTCATGCAAAAGGCGATCGCACTTCTCCAAGGTGACAAAAAAGGCGATTATCGTGATGGGGTACAAGTCGGACGAAAACTATTCTCTTCCCTACCAGAAAATAACCGCATTGTCAAGCGAGATAAGGAACTTTGGTCTTTAGAAAACCATAAGGATGAATGCTTTGCTGATATGTACGTTCATCCCCAAGAAATTGACTACAACATTGAAACGCTGTTTGAATTAATTGATGCTTCTGGCTTGGAGTTTATTAATTTTTCTAATCCTGATTTTTGGGAGTTGTCAAGACTCTTGGCGAAAGCACCAGAGTTAATTGAGAGAGCAGAAGAATTGAGCGATCGCCAGCGCTACCGCCTGATAGAATTACTAGATCCTGAAGTTACTCATTATGAATTTTTCCTCGGTCGTCTTCCCCTAATTAAATCCAACTGGTCAGAGGATAAAGACCTATTGCCAGCCATTCCCGATCTTAACCCTTGTATTGATGGTTTTCCCAGCCAATGTCTATTTAATTACAATTATCAGATTGTTAACTTGTCAGAATTAGAGTTGCAATTTTTACAAAAATGTGATGGACATTTAACCGTGGCAGAGATTTTGGCAACGGTGCAAATCGACTTGAATCAAATCAGGTCACTCCTCGAACAGCAGATCATTTTATTGTCACTGAGTTAA
- a CDS encoding ATP synthase subunit I has product MSLSEDSIDPTPTTQQETQSGSEDTEPVNASMQEFYQLYQELLIITLALTVTVFISVWIAYSLNIALNYLLGACAGVLYLRLLAKDVERLGREKQALSKTRLALLVALIFLASRWNQLQILPIFLGFLTYKATLIFYVIRMAFVSD; this is encoded by the coding sequence GTGAGCTTGTCAGAAGATTCAATTGACCCCACTCCGACAACACAACAAGAAACTCAATCTGGTTCTGAAGACACAGAACCAGTTAACGCCTCCATGCAGGAGTTCTATCAACTCTACCAGGAGTTGTTGATAATTACACTTGCCTTAACAGTGACTGTTTTTATCTCTGTGTGGATTGCTTACTCGCTGAACATTGCCCTAAATTATCTATTAGGGGCGTGTGCAGGTGTGCTTTACTTGAGGCTGTTGGCAAAAGATGTTGAGCGTTTAGGTAGAGAAAAACAGGCGCTGAGTAAAACCCGGTTAGCCTTATTAGTAGCTCTGATTTTCCTAGCATCGCGGTGGAATCAACTACAAATATTACCCATATTTTTGGGATTTCTCACATACAAAGCCACACTCATCTTCTACGTAATTAGGATGGCTTTTGTCTCTGACTAG
- a CDS encoding RNA-guided endonuclease InsQ/TnpB family protein, which translates to MRTSYQYKIKPTKEQAEKIDQTLEMLRCQYNYLLCQRFDWYEQNRCPIDRCPLICYLPDLKHQPNYYNQKASLTQLKKDRPWYKDIHSQVLQEVPKKVDKAFDRWLKGDANGKKSGRPRFKGQCHYRTFTYPQFKKHNFANDKITLSKIGDVKVIAHRLIPEEFDIKTVSVTKKADGYYLTLSLDDKRVPTIKPDFNAENIVGVDVGLIDFYVASDNTRIAAPKHLRKAERKLQSAQRRVSRRKKGSNRRKKAIKKLAVRHKKVADTRKDFHFKTAKALLDKYDVVAVERLNIKGLARTRLAKSIHDAGWGQFINILSNKAENAGLKVITVNPNGTSQECSSCGHKVKKPLFQRMHNCPVCHISLCRDLNAALNIKNRGSHGLKAQLMSS; encoded by the coding sequence ATGAGGACTTCATACCAATACAAAATCAAACCAACTAAAGAGCAAGCAGAAAAAATTGATCAGACGCTCGAAATGTTGCGTTGTCAATATAATTATCTACTTTGTCAGAGGTTTGATTGGTATGAACAGAACCGTTGCCCTATTGATAGATGCCCCTTAATTTGCTATTTACCGGACTTAAAACATCAACCCAATTACTACAACCAAAAAGCCTCACTCACTCAACTAAAAAAAGACCGCCCTTGGTACAAAGATATCCATTCTCAGGTGCTACAGGAAGTTCCTAAAAAAGTTGATAAGGCTTTTGATAGATGGTTGAAAGGCGACGCTAACGGAAAAAAATCTGGCAGACCTAGATTTAAAGGTCAGTGTCACTACAGGACGTTTACCTACCCTCAATTCAAGAAACACAATTTTGCCAACGATAAAATTACGCTGTCAAAGATTGGGGATGTTAAGGTAATTGCTCACCGCTTAATACCTGAAGAGTTTGATATCAAGACCGTATCCGTCACCAAAAAAGCAGATGGTTATTATCTAACCCTAAGTCTTGACGATAAAAGAGTTCCGACAATTAAACCTGATTTTAATGCTGAAAATATTGTTGGTGTTGATGTCGGTTTGATAGATTTTTACGTCGCCTCGGACAATACCAGAATTGCTGCACCCAAGCATTTACGAAAAGCCGAACGTAAATTACAATCAGCGCAGCGTCGTGTTTCTCGCAGGAAGAAGGGATCTAACCGCCGCAAGAAAGCGATCAAGAAACTAGCCGTCCGGCATAAAAAAGTTGCCGACACCCGCAAAGATTTTCATTTCAAAACAGCTAAAGCATTGCTCGATAAGTATGACGTAGTAGCTGTTGAAAGATTAAATATCAAGGGACTCGCTAGAACAAGATTGGCTAAAAGTATTCACGATGCCGGATGGGGACAGTTCATAAATATACTTTCAAACAAAGCCGAGAATGCTGGTTTGAAGGTAATAACTGTTAATCCAAATGGCACTAGTCAGGAATGTTCTAGCTGCGGTCACAAGGTTAAAAAGCCGCTATTTCAAAGGATGCACAATTGCCCTGTATGCCACATAAGTTTGTGCAGAGATTTAAATGCGGCTTTAAACATAAAGAACCGTGGGTCGCACGGTCTTAAAGCTCAGTTAATGTCTTCATAG
- a CDS encoding Uma2 family endonuclease, with translation MYQVDPPLPPTETLPTMYDLPSENPEEPGLPDEFHLLQPELLRITFRPPSYAEDQIFTASDLNLYYDPHHPQWYKRPDWFAVLGASRFYNQTELRLSYVTWQEGIDPFVVVELISPGTEAEDLGRSLREVNQPPNKWSVYERILRVPYYFAFNRYTNEFHCFGLMMNRYQPLSVNGLGVWLESAELGLGLWDGEYQGLKRLWLRWYDRDNNWLLTPVEQEKQRVEQEKQRVEQEKQRAEQEKQRAEQEKQRAEQEKQRADSAELENAKLRQLLLEQGISLPNGH, from the coding sequence ATGTATCAAGTAGACCCGCCCTTACCTCCTACAGAAACACTGCCAACCATGTATGACTTACCCAGCGAAAATCCGGAGGAACCAGGCTTGCCAGATGAATTTCACCTTCTCCAACCTGAATTACTCCGCATCACTTTTCGCCCGCCTAGTTATGCGGAGGATCAGATTTTTACAGCTAGTGATTTAAACTTATACTATGATCCTCATCATCCCCAATGGTATAAACGACCCGATTGGTTTGCAGTGTTGGGAGCATCGCGTTTTTATAACCAAACAGAATTGCGGTTAAGTTATGTTACTTGGCAAGAAGGAATTGATCCTTTTGTAGTAGTTGAACTAATATCACCAGGGACAGAAGCGGAAGATTTAGGGCGAAGTTTACGGGAGGTTAATCAACCGCCTAATAAATGGTCTGTGTATGAGCGAATTTTGAGAGTACCCTATTATTTTGCCTTCAACCGTTACACTAATGAGTTTCACTGTTTTGGTTTAATGATGAACCGCTATCAACCTCTGTCTGTAAATGGGCTGGGGGTTTGGTTAGAGTCAGCAGAGTTAGGTTTAGGGTTATGGGATGGCGAATATCAAGGATTAAAAAGACTGTGGTTGCGTTGGTATGATCGAGACAATAATTGGTTACTCACACCTGTAGAACAGGAAAAACAGCGTGTAGAACAGGAAAAACAGCGTGTAGAACAGGAAAAACAGCGTGCAGAACAGGAAAAACAGCGTGCAGAACAGGAAAAACAGCGTGCAGAACAGGAAAAACAACGGGCTGACTCTGCGGAGTTAGAAAACGCTAAGTTGCGGCAATTGTTACTTGAACAAGGAATCAGTTTACCAAATGGTCATTAG
- the atpE gene encoding ATP synthase F0 subunit C, producing the protein MDPLVAAASVLAAALAVGLAAIGPGIGQGNAAGQAVEGIARQPEAEGKIRGTLLLSLAFMEALTIYGLVVALVLLFANPFA; encoded by the coding sequence ATGGATCCATTAGTTGCTGCTGCTTCCGTTCTCGCTGCTGCTCTTGCTGTTGGTTTGGCTGCAATCGGACCTGGTATTGGTCAAGGTAACGCTGCTGGACAAGCTGTAGAAGGTATTGCTCGTCAACCAGAAGCTGAAGGCAAAATTCGCGGTACATTGCTATTAAGTTTGGCATTCATGGAAGCGCTAACCATCTACGGTCTAGTAGTTGCTCTAGTGCTACTGTTTGCTAACCCCTTCGCATAA
- the atpA gene encoding F0F1 ATP synthase subunit alpha — protein sequence MSISIRPDEISSIIQQQIEQYDQEVKVANVGTVLQVGDGIARIYGLEKAMAGELLEFEDGTIGIAQNLEEDNVGAVLMGQGLEIQEGSSVTATGRIAQVPVGEAMVGRVVDALGRAIDGKGDINTTESRLIESAAPGIIARRSVHEPMQTGITAIDSMIPVGRGQRELIIGDRQTGKTAIAIDTIINQKGEDVICVYVAIGQKASTVANVVQTLQEKGAMDYTVVVAASASEPATLQFLAPYTGASIAEYFMYKGKATLVIYDDLSKQAQAYRQMSLLLRRPPGREAYPGDVFYIHSRLLERAAKLSDELGKGSMTALPIIETQAGDVSAYIPTNVISITDGQIFLSSDLFNAGIRPAVNPGISVSRVGSAAQTKAMKKVAGKIKLELAQFDDLQAFAQFASDLDKATQDQLARGERLRELLKQPQNAPLAVYEQVAILYAGINGYLDDVPVEKVTTFTKGLREFLKTGKPEYTDSVKTKKVLGDEEEKALKEALTEFKQTFKATA from the coding sequence ATGAGTATTTCAATCAGACCTGACGAAATCAGCAGCATTATTCAGCAGCAAATCGAGCAATACGACCAAGAAGTCAAAGTTGCTAACGTTGGTACAGTTCTTCAAGTGGGTGACGGTATCGCCCGCATCTATGGTCTAGAAAAGGCTATGGCTGGGGAACTATTGGAATTTGAAGATGGCACAATTGGCATCGCCCAGAACTTAGAAGAAGACAACGTGGGCGCTGTGCTTATGGGTCAAGGTCTGGAAATTCAAGAAGGTAGCTCCGTTACTGCTACTGGTAGAATTGCCCAGGTTCCCGTAGGTGAAGCGATGGTTGGCCGGGTAGTAGATGCCTTGGGTCGTGCGATCGACGGTAAAGGAGATATTAACACGACAGAAAGTCGTTTGATTGAATCTGCCGCACCTGGTATCATCGCTCGTCGATCTGTACACGAACCCATGCAAACTGGGATTACAGCTATTGACTCGATGATTCCTGTCGGTCGTGGTCAACGGGAATTGATCATTGGAGACCGTCAAACAGGTAAAACTGCGATCGCGATCGACACCATCATCAACCAAAAAGGTGAAGATGTAATTTGTGTCTACGTTGCCATTGGTCAAAAAGCATCCACCGTTGCTAACGTGGTGCAAACCCTCCAAGAAAAAGGCGCAATGGACTACACCGTAGTCGTCGCCGCTAGTGCCAGTGAACCAGCTACACTACAATTCCTAGCACCATACACCGGAGCCAGCATTGCTGAGTACTTTATGTACAAAGGCAAAGCTACCTTGGTGATTTATGATGACCTTTCCAAGCAAGCCCAAGCTTATCGCCAAATGTCCTTGCTGCTACGTCGTCCACCAGGACGGGAAGCATATCCTGGAGATGTATTCTACATCCACTCCCGCTTGTTGGAACGCGCTGCTAAATTAAGTGATGAATTGGGTAAAGGTAGCATGACTGCCCTACCAATCATCGAAACCCAAGCTGGTGACGTTTCGGCATACATCCCCACCAACGTAATTTCTATTACCGACGGTCAAATCTTCCTTTCTTCTGACCTGTTCAACGCTGGTATTCGTCCCGCAGTAAACCCCGGTATTTCGGTATCACGTGTGGGTTCGGCGGCACAAACCAAGGCCATGAAAAAAGTTGCTGGTAAGATTAAATTGGAATTAGCCCAATTTGATGACCTGCAAGCATTCGCCCAATTTGCTTCTGACTTAGATAAAGCCACTCAAGACCAATTGGCGCGTGGTGAACGGTTACGGGAACTACTGAAGCAGCCACAAAATGCTCCTCTCGCAGTATACGAGCAAGTAGCAATTCTGTATGCGGGGATTAACGGTTACTTGGATGATGTCCCTGTAGAAAAAGTAACTACCTTCACTAAGGGTCTGCGGGAATTCTTAAAAACCGGCAAACCTGAGTACACCGACTCCGTGAAAACCAAAAAGGTACTCGGTGACGAAGAAGAAAAAGCTTTGAAGGAAGCGCTAACTGAATTTAAACAGACCTTCAAAGCAACAGCGTAA
- the atpH gene encoding ATP synthase F1 subunit delta, translating into MTSNIATAEIAAPYSQALLSLAQAKNLTEEFGEDARSLLGLLSENQDLQNFIGNPFITGENKKALIRTILGESGNAYLRNFLLLLVDKRRIVFLEAVLQQYLALLRQLNQTVLAEVISAVPLSELQQQAVVEKVLAITNARQVEVQSKIDSELIGGVIIKVGSQVIDASLRGQLRRLSLRLTSNS; encoded by the coding sequence ATGACAAGTAACATAGCAACAGCTGAAATAGCCGCCCCTTATTCACAGGCTCTGTTGTCACTCGCGCAAGCAAAAAACTTGACCGAAGAGTTTGGCGAAGATGCTCGGAGTTTGTTAGGCCTGCTTTCAGAAAATCAGGATCTACAGAACTTTATTGGCAACCCCTTTATTACGGGTGAGAACAAAAAGGCTCTGATTAGAACAATCCTGGGTGAAAGTGGTAACGCCTACTTACGCAATTTTTTGTTGTTACTGGTAGATAAACGGCGGATCGTTTTTCTAGAAGCAGTTTTACAGCAATATTTGGCTTTATTGCGGCAGCTAAATCAAACCGTATTAGCAGAAGTGATCTCAGCAGTTCCTCTGAGTGAGCTTCAACAGCAAGCAGTAGTGGAAAAAGTTCTGGCCATCACTAATGCTCGCCAGGTAGAAGTGCAATCTAAAATAGATAGCGAGTTAATTGGTGGTGTGATTATTAAAGTCGGCTCCCAAGTAATTGATGCTAGTTTACGTGGTCAGTTGCGCCGCCTTTCCTTGCGCTTAACCAGTAATTCGTAA